A genomic region of Scomber japonicus isolate fScoJap1 chromosome 5, fScoJap1.pri, whole genome shotgun sequence contains the following coding sequences:
- the LOC128358404 gene encoding calcium/calmodulin-dependent protein kinase type 1D-like: MAKENGESSDGSWKKHVDDIKKIFDFKEVLGTGAFSEVVMAREQVTGKMVAIKCIPKKALKGKETSIENEIAVLRKIKHENIVALEDIYESSNHLYLIMQLVSGGELFDRIVEKGFYTEMDASRLIRQVLDAVNYLHSLGIVHRDLKPENLLYFSPHDESKIMISDFGLSKMEGTGDVMATACGTPGYVAPEVLAQKPYSKAVDCWSIGVIAYILLCGYPPFYDENDSKLFEQILKADYEFDAPYWDDISDSAKDFISCLMEKDPEKRFTCDQALEHPWIAGGTALCKNIHESVSRQMRKNFAKSKWRQAFNATAVIRHMRRLQLGTSFGSSLNSSNSVSNPQSRVKSQSVDCAPLSLKDSSLPSPVKACNQDSDASSPVREEPPVVAEPSRPRPSTVTVIHTGTK, from the exons ATGGCGAAAGAAAACGGCGAGTCCAGCGATGGATCTTGGAAAAAGCACGTCGATGATATCAAGAAGATATTTGACTTCAAGGAAGTCCTTGGGAC CGGCGCGTTTTCCGAGGTGGTGATGGCTCGGGAGCAGGTCACAGGAAAGATGGTCGCAATCAAGTGCATCCCGAAAAAAGCGCTGAAGGGGAAGGAGACGAGCATCGAGAATGAAATCGCTGTGCTTAGGAA gATAAAGCATGAAAATATTGTGGCTCTGGAGGACATTTACGAGAGCTCGAACCACCTGTACCTCATAATGCAGCT TGTGTCTGGAGGTGAGCTGTTTGACCGCATCGTAGAGAAGGGCTTCTACACAGAGATGGACGCCAGTCGGCTCATTCGACAAGTTTTGGATGCAGTCAACTACCTTCACTCCTTGGGAATAGTCCACAGAGACCTAAAG CCTGAGAACCTGCTTTACTTCAGTCCTCACGATGAATCAAAGATCATGATCAGTGACTTTGGCCTGTCCAAAATGGAGGGAACAGGTGACGTGATGGCCACGGCCTGTGGGACTCCAGGATATGTGG CTCCTGAGGTTTTAGCACAGAAGCCCTATAGTAAAGCTGTGGACTGCTGGTCTATCGGGGTCATTGCTTATATTTT GCTTTGCGGTTACCCTCCTTTCTATGATGAGAATGACTCGAAGCTCTTTGAGCAGATTCTCAAGGCAGACTATGAGTTTGACGCACCGTATTGGGATGACATATCAGACTCTG CCAAAGACTTCATCAGCTGCCTAATGGAGAAGGACCCAGAGAAGAGGTTCACATGTGACCAGGCTCTTGAGCACCCCTG GATCGCTGGAGGCACCGCGCTCTGCAAGAACATACATGAATCCGTCAGTCGGCAGATGCGGAAAAACTTTGCCAAAAGCAAATGGAGG CAAGCCTTTAATGCGACAGCTGTGATCCGCCACATGAGGCGCCTTCAGCTGGGCACCAGCTTTGGCAGCAGTCTCAACAGCTCCAACTCCGTGTCCAACCCACAGAGCCGAGTCAAAAGCCAGTCTGTGGACTGCGCCCCGCTCTCCCTGAAGGACT CTTCTTTGCCATCTCCTGTTAAAGCGTGCAATCAAGACTCTGATGCCTCTTCTCCTGTACGGGAGGAACCGCCGGTGGTTGCAGAGCCTTCACGGCCACGACCCTCCACCGTCACTGTCATCCACACGGGGACTAAATGA